A genome region from Carya illinoinensis cultivar Pawnee chromosome 2, C.illinoinensisPawnee_v1, whole genome shotgun sequence includes the following:
- the LOC122299110 gene encoding protein BPS1, chloroplastic-like isoform X3, whose protein sequence is MSRPHEPHQPFFPFGNPFRMLSSSHLSRKLLILSKTFEETLAERLRRLNPKDKGEILSFSWMKLAMESLCETHNDIKTLITDLELPVCDWDEKWLDLYLDVSVNLLDVCIAFSSELSRLNQGNLLLQCLLHNFESNSSKLFIRARSSLDGWRQHVNSKNPRVENCCTILDKLVKSLDLPKVKNSAKGKVLMSALYGVKVETIFVCSVFAAAFSGSGKKLLDLDVADKFIWARAFTSLQTSVNGEIRNILSSGRFPVLKELEAVDTSVKKLYPTIQDGVNPVEEEAFQNSVSDLGRRAEKLSQGLDLLTKEVDSFFQLVLTGRDALLSNLRTSTDSDGRLEGNGIERV, encoded by the coding sequence ATGAGTCGTCCACATGAACCACACCAGCCCTTCTTCCCTTTTGGGAATCCTTTCCGAATGTTATCATCATCGCATCTGTCTCGAAAGCTTCTTATACTATCAAAGACTTTTGAGGAAACCTTGGCAGAGAGGCTGAGAAGGCTTAATCCCAAAGACAAGGGTGAAATTCTCAGCTTTTCATGGATGAAATTAGCAATGGAGTCACTTTGTGAAACACATAACGACATAAAAACCCTCATAACAGATCTTGAGCTCCCTGTGTGTGACTGGGATGAGAAATGGTTAGATTTGTACTTGGACGTCAGTGTGAATTTACTTGATGTATGCATTGCTTTTAGCTCTGAGCTCTCACGGTTGAACCAGGGAAATCTCTTGCTTCAGTGTTTGCTACACAATTTCGAATCCAACTCCTCAAAGCTGTTTATCCGGGCCCGATCTTCACTTGATGGCTGGCGACAGCATGTCAATTCAAAGAACCCTAGAGTTGAAAACTGTTGCACCATTTTGGACAAGCTTGTGAAGTCACTGGATCTTCCCAAGGTTAAGAACTCAGCCAAAGGTAAGGTTTTAATGAGTGCTCTGTATGGAGTTAAGGTGGAGACAATATTTGTCTGTAGCGTCTTTGCTGCAGCTTTCTCTGGTTCTGGTAAAAAGTTGCTAGATTTAGATGTTGCTGACAAATTTATATGGGCACGCGCATTTACTAGCCTGCAGACTAGTGTGAACGGGGAAATTAGAAATATATTGTCCAGTGGACGATTTccagttttgaaagaacttgaagCAGTTGATACAAGTGTTAAGAAATTGTATCCCACGATCCAAGATGGTGTCAACCCTGTTGAAGAGGAAGCATTCCAGAATTCTGTTTCAGATTTGGGAAGGAGAGCCGAGAAACTTTCACAAGGACTAGATCTTCTTACTAAGGAAGTGGATAGCTTTTTCCAGTTAGTTTTAACTGGGCGTGATGCTCTGCTTTCTAATCTAAGAACAAGTACGGATTCTGATGGAAGGCTTGAGGGAAACGGAATAGAACGAGTTTGA
- the LOC122299110 gene encoding protein BPS1, chloroplastic-like isoform X2 — MDGSCEKIFAEVIVFPGGCLMGKIIGMSRPHEPHQPFFPFGNPFRMLSSSHLSRKLLILSKTFEETLAERLRRLNPKDKGEILSFSWMKLAMESLCETHNDIKTLITDLELPVCDWDEKWLDLYLDVSVNLLDVCIAFSSELSRLNQGNLLLQCLLHNFESNSSKLFIRARSSLDGWRQHVNSKNPRVENCCTILDKLVKSLDLPKVKNSAKGKVLMSALYGVKVETIFVCSVFAAAFSGSGKKLLDLDVADKFIWARAFTSLQTSVNGEIRNILSSGRFPVLKELEAVDTSVKKLYPTIQDGVNPVEEEAFQNSVSDLGRRAEKLSQGLDLLTKEVDSFFQLVLTGRDALLSNLRTSTDSDGRLEGNGIERV; from the exons ATGGACGGTTCATGTGAAAAGATCTTCGCTGAAGTGATAGTTTTTCCTGGAGGTTGCCTCATGGG TAAAATCATCGGCATGAGTCGTCCACATGAACCACACCAGCCCTTCTTCCCTTTTGGGAATCCTTTCCGAATGTTATCATCATCGCATCTGTCTCGAAAGCTTCTTATACTATCAAAGACTTTTGAGGAAACCTTGGCAGAGAGGCTGAGAAGGCTTAATCCCAAAGACAAGGGTGAAATTCTCAGCTTTTCATGGATGAAATTAGCAATGGAGTCACTTTGTGAAACACATAACGACATAAAAACCCTCATAACAGATCTTGAGCTCCCTGTGTGTGACTGGGATGAGAAATGGTTAGATTTGTACTTGGACGTCAGTGTGAATTTACTTGATGTATGCATTGCTTTTAGCTCTGAGCTCTCACGGTTGAACCAGGGAAATCTCTTGCTTCAGTGTTTGCTACACAATTTCGAATCCAACTCCTCAAAGCTGTTTATCCGGGCCCGATCTTCACTTGATGGCTGGCGACAGCATGTCAATTCAAAGAACCCTAGAGTTGAAAACTGTTGCACCATTTTGGACAAGCTTGTGAAGTCACTGGATCTTCCCAAGGTTAAGAACTCAGCCAAAGGTAAGGTTTTAATGAGTGCTCTGTATGGAGTTAAGGTGGAGACAATATTTGTCTGTAGCGTCTTTGCTGCAGCTTTCTCTGGTTCTGGTAAAAAGTTGCTAGATTTAGATGTTGCTGACAAATTTATATGGGCACGCGCATTTACTAGCCTGCAGACTAGTGTGAACGGGGAAATTAGAAATATATTGTCCAGTGGACGATTTccagttttgaaagaacttgaagCAGTTGATACAAGTGTTAAGAAATTGTATCCCACGATCCAAGATGGTGTCAACCCTGTTGAAGAGGAAGCATTCCAGAATTCTGTTTCAGATTTGGGAAGGAGAGCCGAGAAACTTTCACAAGGACTAGATCTTCTTACTAAGGAAGTGGATAGCTTTTTCCAGTTAGTTTTAACTGGGCGTGATGCTCTGCTTTCTAATCTAAGAACAAGTACGGATTCTGATGGAAGGCTTGAGGGAAACGGAATAGAACGAGTTTGA
- the LOC122299110 gene encoding protein BPS1, chloroplastic-like isoform X1, producing MDGSCEKIFAEVIVFPGGCLMGSKIIGMSRPHEPHQPFFPFGNPFRMLSSSHLSRKLLILSKTFEETLAERLRRLNPKDKGEILSFSWMKLAMESLCETHNDIKTLITDLELPVCDWDEKWLDLYLDVSVNLLDVCIAFSSELSRLNQGNLLLQCLLHNFESNSSKLFIRARSSLDGWRQHVNSKNPRVENCCTILDKLVKSLDLPKVKNSAKGKVLMSALYGVKVETIFVCSVFAAAFSGSGKKLLDLDVADKFIWARAFTSLQTSVNGEIRNILSSGRFPVLKELEAVDTSVKKLYPTIQDGVNPVEEEAFQNSVSDLGRRAEKLSQGLDLLTKEVDSFFQLVLTGRDALLSNLRTSTDSDGRLEGNGIERV from the exons ATGGACGGTTCATGTGAAAAGATCTTCGCTGAAGTGATAGTTTTTCCTGGAGGTTGCCTCATGGG CAGTAAAATCATCGGCATGAGTCGTCCACATGAACCACACCAGCCCTTCTTCCCTTTTGGGAATCCTTTCCGAATGTTATCATCATCGCATCTGTCTCGAAAGCTTCTTATACTATCAAAGACTTTTGAGGAAACCTTGGCAGAGAGGCTGAGAAGGCTTAATCCCAAAGACAAGGGTGAAATTCTCAGCTTTTCATGGATGAAATTAGCAATGGAGTCACTTTGTGAAACACATAACGACATAAAAACCCTCATAACAGATCTTGAGCTCCCTGTGTGTGACTGGGATGAGAAATGGTTAGATTTGTACTTGGACGTCAGTGTGAATTTACTTGATGTATGCATTGCTTTTAGCTCTGAGCTCTCACGGTTGAACCAGGGAAATCTCTTGCTTCAGTGTTTGCTACACAATTTCGAATCCAACTCCTCAAAGCTGTTTATCCGGGCCCGATCTTCACTTGATGGCTGGCGACAGCATGTCAATTCAAAGAACCCTAGAGTTGAAAACTGTTGCACCATTTTGGACAAGCTTGTGAAGTCACTGGATCTTCCCAAGGTTAAGAACTCAGCCAAAGGTAAGGTTTTAATGAGTGCTCTGTATGGAGTTAAGGTGGAGACAATATTTGTCTGTAGCGTCTTTGCTGCAGCTTTCTCTGGTTCTGGTAAAAAGTTGCTAGATTTAGATGTTGCTGACAAATTTATATGGGCACGCGCATTTACTAGCCTGCAGACTAGTGTGAACGGGGAAATTAGAAATATATTGTCCAGTGGACGATTTccagttttgaaagaacttgaagCAGTTGATACAAGTGTTAAGAAATTGTATCCCACGATCCAAGATGGTGTCAACCCTGTTGAAGAGGAAGCATTCCAGAATTCTGTTTCAGATTTGGGAAGGAGAGCCGAGAAACTTTCACAAGGACTAGATCTTCTTACTAAGGAAGTGGATAGCTTTTTCCAGTTAGTTTTAACTGGGCGTGATGCTCTGCTTTCTAATCTAAGAACAAGTACGGATTCTGATGGAAGGCTTGAGGGAAACGGAATAGAACGAGTTTGA
- the LOC122299149 gene encoding probable serine/threonine-protein kinase At1g01540 has product MSVYDAAFVNTELSKPTSIFGLRLWVVIGIFMGSLFVLALFLLSLCITSRRHRRPHKHAKPNTAATTTRPPMFKEILEVSSPQATPPADIQIEIGKLDHRMVVLSDRYSSGESKGTATVETGSFGSGSMVGPEVSHLGWGRWYTLRELEAATNGLCEENVIGEGGYGIVYCGVLPDGTRIAVKNLLNNRGQAEKEFKVEVEVIGRVRHKNLVRLLGYCVEGAYRMLVYEYVDNGNLDQWLHGDVGAVSPLTWDNRMNIILGTAKGLAYLHEGLEPKVVHRDVKSSNILLDREWNAKVSDFGLAKLLCSERTYVTTRVMGTFGYVAPEYACTGMLNEKSDVYSFGILIMEIISGRSPADYSRPKEEVNLIDWLKTMVGNRKSEEVVDPKLPEMPASKALKRVLLVALRCVDPDATKRPKMGHVIHMLEADDLLFRDEHRIGRDPSHMHNDNHPEDKAVSKLGN; this is encoded by the exons ATGTCGGTTTACGACGCCGCATTCGTGAACACGGAGCTGTCAAAGCCTACCTCAATCTTCGGCCTTCGCCTCTGGGTCGTCATTGGCATATTCATGGGCTCGCTCTTCGTGCTCgccctcttcctcctctccctctGCATCACCTCTCGCCGTCACCGCCGCCCCCACAAGCATGCTAAACCCAACACCGCCGCGACTACTACCAGGCCTCCCATGTTCAAAGAAATCCTGGAAGTCTCGTCCCCCCAGGCTACTCCACCGGCAGATATCCAAATTGAGATCGGGAAGCTCGACCACCGCATGGTTGTGCTGTCGGATCGGTACTCGAGCGGGGAGAGCAAGGGGACGGCGACGGTCGAAACGGGGTCGTTCGGGAGCGGTAGCATGGTGGGGCCGGAGGTGTCGCACCTTGGGTGGGGCAGGTGGTACACTCTCAGAGAGCTGGAGGCCGCCACCAATGGGTTGTGCGAGGAGAATGTGATTGGCGAAGGGGGCTATGGGATTGTCTACTGTGGGGTCTTGCCAGATGGCACCAGAATCGCCGTCAAAAACCTCTTGAataacag GGGTCaagctgagaaagaatttaaaGTGGAGGTGGAAGTAATTGGGCGGGTGCGGCACAAGAATCTCGTCAGGTTGCTTGGATACTGTGTTGAGGGCGCATATAG GATGCTTGTATATGAATATGTCGACAATGGAAATCTGGATCAATGGCTTCATGGTGATGTTGGTGCTGTCAGCCCCCTAACATGGGATAACCGTATGAACATCATATTGGGAACGGCAAAAGG ATTGGCCTATCTTCACGAGGGTCTTGAACCAAAGGTTGTCCATCGAGATGTAAAATCTAGCAACATACTACTCGATCGTGAATGGAATGCTAAGGTTTCTGATTTTGGGCTTGCTAAGCTCCTGTGTTCCGAGAGGACTTACGTGACAACTCGTGTGATGGGAACATTTGG GTATGTTGCGCCTGAATATGCTTGCACTGGAATGTTGAATGAGAAGAGTGATGTTTACAGCTTTGGGATACTTATCATGGAAATAATTTCTGGGAGAAGCCCTGCTGATTATAGTAGACCAAAAGAAGAG GTGAATTTGATAGATTGGTTGAAAACCATGGTTGGAAACCGAAAATCTGAAGAAGTTGTTGATCCCAAGCTGCCTGAGATGCCCGCTTCAAAGGCACTTAAACGTGTTCTACTGGTTGCTCTTCGATGTGTTGATCCTGATGCGACGAAGAGGCCAAAAATGGGACATGTGATCCACATGCTTGAGGCAGATGACTTACTATTCCGGGAT GAACACCGGATTGGGAGAGATCCTTCCCACATGCATAATGATAATCATCCAGAAGACAAGGCTGTTTCAAAATTAGGCAATTGA
- the LOC122301658 gene encoding uncharacterized protein LOC122301658, which yields MANSIWNTMFSNAIFNALPAIKSNHSPLHLKLSIPILNTQRSQDKFRFEASWQLHEDCSTTVESTLENSREGLDAAPSFRNRLAMCASSLKRWISGRMITDNMIVAYETLHSMNTRMFGKFGFMALKLDMSKTYDREERGLLKAVMERLGFTDQWISLIMNCITLVSFSLLLNGGVCSSFKPTRSIRQGDPLSSYLFITYVEALSNMLFQAESHGIILNVPIGGGHVYVNHLFFADTSFLFCKANSLEWSKILFILKVYEKAYGQMLNKEKIAIHFSRNTPMEVMDNILSISSIKSKGSFERYLGLLAVIGRSKASTFHSLLDRIWSRVKKWKTNSLSATGKEILLKSVLQAIPFYAMGIFLLPNSITCRINKLLKKFWWEFNEDTSKI from the exons ATGGCCAACTCAATATGGAACACTATgttttctaatgcaatttttaATGCTCTACCTGCAATCAAATCTAACCATTCTCCATTACATTTAAAGCTGTCTATTCCAATTTTAAACACCCAGAGATCTCAAGACAAATTTAGGTTTGAAGCTTCTTGGCAACTTCATGAGGATTGCTCTACAACTGTTGAATCTACTTTAGAGAATTCTAGGGAAGGGCTGGATGCTGCACCATCATTTAGAAACAGATTAGCTATGTGTGCTAGTAGTTTGAAAAGGTGGATTTcgg gCAGGATGATCACTGATAATATGATTGTTGCATATGAGACCCTTCATTCAATGAATACTAGAATGTTTGGCAAATTTGGTTTTATGGCATTAAAGCTAGATATGAGTAAGACATATGATAGAGAAGAGCGGGGTTTACTAAAAGCTGTAATGGAAAGGTTAGGGTTTACTGATCAGTGGATTTCATTAATAATGAATTGCATCACTTTAGTTTCCTTCTCTTTGTTGCTGAATGGTGGGGTTTGCTCTTCATTTAAGCCTACTAGAAGCATTAGACAGGGAGATCCTCTCTCTTCCTATCTATTCATCACCTATGTTGAAGCATTGTCCAACATGCTGTTTCAAGCTGAATCTCATGGTATCATTTTGAATGTACCTATTGGTGGAGGACATGTGTATGTGAATCATCTCTTTTTTGCAGATactagttttcttttttgtaaggCTAATTCTCTTGAATGGAGTAAGatactttttatattaaaagtcTATGAGAAGGCTTATGGTCAAATGCTTAATAAGGAAAAAATAGCAATCCATTTCAGTAGGAATACTCCAATGGAGGTAATGGATAATATTCTAAGTATCTCAAGCATTAAATCCAAAGGGTCCTTTGAGAGATATCTTGGCTTGCTTGCTGTGATCGGTAGATCTAAAGCAAGCACTTTTCATTCTCTTCTTGATAGGATATGGTCTAGGGTGAAAAAGTGGAAGACTAATAGCCTATCTGCAACTGGAAAAGAAATATTGCTTAAATCTGTTCTACAAGCTATCCCCTTCTATGCAATGGGGATTTTCTTGCTGCCTAATTCCATTACTTGTAGAATTAATAAGCTGTTAAAGAAGTTTTGGTGGGAATTTAATGAAGACACGTCCAAGATATAG